Proteins encoded together in one Onychomys torridus chromosome 1, mOncTor1.1, whole genome shotgun sequence window:
- the LOC118570081 gene encoding olfactory marker protein: MAEDGPQKQQLDMPLVLDQDLTKQMRLRVESLKQRGEKRQDGEKLLRPAESVYRLDFIQQQKLQFDHWDVVLDKPGKVTITGTSQNWTPDLTNLMTRQLLDPAAIFWRKEDSDAMDWNEADALEFGERLSDLAKIRKVMYFLITFGEGVEPANLKASVVFNQL, translated from the coding sequence ATGGCGGAGGACGGGCCACAGAAGCAGCAGCTGGACATGCCGCTGGTTCTAGACCAGGACCTGACCAAGCAGATGCGGCTCCGTGTGGAGAGCCTGAAGCAGCGTGGGGAGAAGCGGCAGGATGGCGAGAAGCTGCTCCGGCCGGCTGAGTCTGTCTACCGCCTCgacttcatccagcaacagaAGCTACAGTTCGATCACTGGGATGTGGTTCTGGACAAGCCGGGCAAGGTCACCATCACGGGCACCTCGCAGAACTGGACGCCTGACCTCACCAACCTCATGACACGCCAGCTGCTGGACCCCGCTGCCATCTTCTGGCGCAAGGAAGACTCGGACGCCATGGATTGGAATGAGGCCGATGCCCTGGAATTTGGGGAGCGCCTGTCTGACCTGGCCAAAATCCGCAAGGTCATGTATTTCCTCATCACCTTTGGCGAGGGCGTGGAGCCTGCCAACCTCAAGGCCTCCGTGGTGTTTAACCAGCTCtga